One part of the Dermacentor andersoni chromosome 2, qqDerAnde1_hic_scaffold, whole genome shotgun sequence genome encodes these proteins:
- the LOC126539680 gene encoding uncharacterized protein yields MKTATRYASTAQLDVNAPVSILVPYYAVKVPPYSHQPPDIVLLRVDARFQVAHITSQQPLYTHVLAAVPRDIVLRVRDLTAPQSTMPCDTLKAAMLERTVLHKRRRLRQHLSTTLLADRQPSQLLRHMQHLLGSQTSTIHQAQLKHLFVGCVFITVQMMLLHAPKRSLSALACWAEKTARCHVETSLLPQ; encoded by the coding sequence ATGAAAACAGCCACACGATACGCCTCGACGGCTCAGCTCGACGTCAATGCTCCTGTTTCTATCCTTGTGCCGTACTACGCTGTCAAGGTGCCACCGTACAGCCACCAGCCTCCTGACATCGTGCTCCTCCGGGTGGATGCTCGCTTCCAAGTTGCGCACATAACCTCTCAACAGCCCCTATACACGCACGTACTAGCTGCCGTACCTCGTGACATTGTCCTCCGGGTGCGTGACCTGACCGCACCACAGTCAACGATGCCCTGCGACACCCTCAAGGCCGCTATGTTAGAGCGCACGGTCCTTCACAAGAGACGCCGCCTGCGACAGCACCTATCAACCACGTTGCTCGCCGATCGTCAGCCATCCCAGCTCCTTCGACATATGCAGCATCTACTTGGATCACAAACCTCCACAATCCATCAGGCACAGCTGAAGCACCTGTTCGTTGGATGCGTCTTCATTACCGTCCAAATGATGCTGCTACACGCACCGAAACGTAGCCTTTCTGCTCTAGCGTGCTGGGCTGAAAAGACTGCGAGGTGCCATGTCGAAACCTCGTTGCTTCCCCAGTGA